One Bremerella sp. JC817 genomic window carries:
- a CDS encoding BatA domain-containing protein — protein MFPVFVASGFAIAGAVMMAGPALIHLMNRNRYRTIHWAAMDFLLEAMQSNRRLLRIRDMLLMLLRALALLLFGLALARPYFSASSDTALPGTSKPPHAILVIDNSMSNSLESISGSTLDASKTQARDFLDKLPASSQISVLALCGSQSRRLTDPFTSRTDAADALDKITATDAPGQLAHALNQARRLAEQTPSLSPYVVIFGDQQAAQWQRLARGNPPEEEMPVILVGNETPAPDNAWVEEFGLPDGLAEIGMPSRLVARVRYRGAQPRANVAVTFQVRDNEVETKFIDFPEGDSVRTLAFDYVFDPMEVDPTRASSIPLSVHLTGDALPADDSRWLVVPLVASTPVVFIDQWSDAEESPALGRIGETWILRQLLCPQTDSQRNEPHLIQPIHLSQREATGEALRAALRDARLTVVAGIEAPSVELVTMLRSYVDQGGQLAIAAGGSFDPQAWNDVAWLQGEGILPKPLAADPIGQSLNNVTDDLQPFRISSKGLLDHSYFRLADLEETQLIDLYTDALFFKTIVPTDPNETEQANKTNAPALPAEEKWLTWTPPVATITASESGETLAATAMPASTIAQFDNGVDFVVERRIGSGRIAFFSSGVSPQWSTLPSTNAVLIFDRVLRNQLASTFQRFNFDVGENALLPLPPGVGDSNIHLEAPDSGLVSSVSPRFLNEETRGVLIDNLESAGVYWLSDRRASDPASDMADANATFQIPISATPTAWESQLERLDEASFTALNLPPQYQWKAGQTLAAGSALPGSGHAWWQWLIIVVIVLLIVEMTVAAMPSWLAWIVDRRSESAGAAS, from the coding sequence ATGTTTCCTGTCTTTGTAGCCTCTGGTTTTGCGATCGCCGGCGCCGTCATGATGGCTGGGCCTGCGTTGATTCACTTGATGAATCGCAATCGCTACCGCACCATTCACTGGGCGGCGATGGACTTCCTGTTGGAAGCGATGCAGTCCAATCGGCGGCTTCTGCGAATCCGCGATATGTTGCTGATGCTGCTTCGCGCCCTCGCTTTGTTGCTGTTCGGTCTCGCCCTGGCACGACCTTACTTTTCAGCCTCCAGCGACACCGCATTACCAGGCACCTCGAAGCCGCCTCATGCGATTCTGGTGATCGACAACAGCATGAGCAACTCGCTCGAGTCGATCTCAGGTTCAACACTCGACGCCTCGAAAACTCAGGCCCGCGACTTCCTCGACAAGCTCCCTGCCTCCAGCCAGATCTCCGTCTTGGCTCTCTGCGGAAGCCAGTCGCGCCGCTTGACCGATCCTTTCACTTCGCGAACCGACGCCGCCGACGCGCTCGACAAGATCACGGCGACCGACGCCCCAGGGCAGTTGGCGCATGCCTTGAATCAAGCCCGTCGCCTCGCCGAGCAAACACCTTCGCTCTCCCCTTACGTGGTGATCTTTGGCGACCAGCAGGCGGCCCAGTGGCAACGACTTGCCCGGGGCAATCCGCCGGAAGAAGAGATGCCGGTGATCCTGGTCGGCAACGAAACGCCAGCCCCCGACAATGCTTGGGTGGAAGAATTCGGTCTGCCTGATGGCCTGGCCGAGATTGGGATGCCTTCGCGGCTGGTCGCCAGGGTCCGTTATCGTGGGGCTCAACCGCGAGCCAACGTCGCCGTTACCTTTCAGGTTCGCGACAATGAAGTCGAAACGAAGTTCATCGATTTCCCAGAAGGGGACTCGGTCCGCACGTTGGCCTTTGACTATGTCTTCGATCCGATGGAAGTCGACCCTACGCGAGCCTCGTCGATTCCGCTTTCGGTTCATCTAACAGGCGATGCGTTGCCAGCGGACGACTCGCGTTGGCTGGTTGTGCCTTTGGTCGCGTCGACTCCGGTCGTCTTCATCGACCAGTGGAGCGATGCCGAAGAATCGCCTGCCCTCGGCCGCATTGGCGAGACTTGGATCTTGCGGCAGCTTCTCTGCCCGCAAACCGATTCGCAGCGGAACGAACCACACCTGATTCAACCAATCCACCTTTCGCAGCGAGAGGCCACTGGCGAAGCACTACGCGCCGCATTGCGAGATGCCCGGCTGACTGTGGTCGCTGGAATCGAAGCCCCGTCGGTCGAACTGGTCACGATGCTTCGCTCGTACGTCGATCAGGGCGGGCAACTGGCGATTGCCGCCGGTGGCAGCTTTGACCCTCAGGCCTGGAACGATGTGGCCTGGCTGCAGGGCGAAGGCATCTTGCCGAAGCCTTTGGCCGCCGACCCGATCGGTCAAAGCTTGAACAACGTGACCGATGACCTTCAGCCCTTCCGGATTTCCTCGAAAGGCCTGCTCGACCATTCCTACTTCCGCCTGGCCGACTTGGAAGAAACCCAGTTGATCGATCTCTATACCGATGCTCTCTTCTTCAAGACGATCGTCCCAACCGATCCGAACGAAACGGAGCAAGCCAACAAGACAAATGCTCCGGCACTTCCCGCCGAAGAAAAGTGGCTGACCTGGACGCCTCCGGTCGCGACGATCACCGCCAGTGAAAGCGGCGAAACGCTGGCGGCCACCGCGATGCCTGCCAGTACGATCGCTCAGTTTGACAACGGTGTCGACTTCGTCGTCGAGCGTCGCATCGGTTCCGGGCGGATTGCTTTCTTTAGCTCTGGCGTCAGTCCGCAGTGGTCGACCTTGCCCAGTACCAATGCCGTGCTGATTTTTGACCGCGTGCTGCGAAACCAACTGGCATCGACGTTCCAGCGATTCAACTTCGATGTCGGCGAGAACGCACTGCTACCTCTACCCCCTGGCGTGGGCGATTCCAACATTCACCTGGAAGCCCCAGACAGTGGCCTCGTCAGTTCCGTTTCGCCTCGCTTCCTGAATGAAGAGACGCGTGGCGTGCTGATCGACAACCTCGAATCGGCTGGCGTCTATTGGCTGTCGGATCGCCGTGCCTCGGATCCTGCTAGCGATATGGCTGATGCGAACGCTACCTTCCAGATTCCGATCAGCGCGACACCAACCGCCTGGGAATCGCAACTCGAACGACTTGACGAAGCAAGCTTCACTGCGTTGAACCTGCCACCCCAGTATCAGTGGAAGGCAGGCCAAACGCTCGCCGCAGGTTCCGCCCTGCCCGGCTCTGGCCATGCGTGGTGGCAATGGTTGATCATCGTGGTAATTGTGCTGTTGATTGTGGAAATGACCGTCGCCGCGATGCCATCGTGGCTGGCATGGATTGTCGACCGCCGCTCGGAGTCGGCCGGAGCCGCTTCGTAA
- a CDS encoding PQQ-binding-like beta-propeller repeat protein: MNDTQLIELIQESPIEELTLEQIQTLRARLSESAPLRDALAERLQMEHHLVDVLGASGDTPDQFVQKVLARKQHQASTSRWGLGFGLALALLLVISLAAFYPWNRGTTVPDTAQNTPEPTKPEASTEEPTDTKAKPEPSQPPTPAAPASSQEPMPNNAAATEPSAPMDVADADGSDELVTLTPRDVEPISFAHLTALPDSDRRDSLNRTQFETWFTKASDKLPSNIEEFRDGDRPQLRMKGWFRLRGTLPESSALRFQLSDLHRVRFHFYAGDTGVTIVKHQHDYSPWYAYAMQAGEDGIQPINLLLQANDGYREHRGPARHFGPVAFYFDDSTKELVFYKGDVEVIRTPLPYSPDRIYFEGESIVRQMNLWPVGDLPRVAADYPIQYETDRPADLPWQSKLAEGTTLEKNGDGSVSLVANNPQNHSWATLPLPGHGLRMVDLKLSNLDHAASVFLAQPAKPPEEGKEAEVPQPQDGVVFSRNRRTGKRFARFSYVFDSNHEVDRNPLEHPSTEVADNVWVRLLVGGSQIRGWISLDGLHWALMSSEDNDTKGVYNQVGFSVAKVDGEHRPTLQKLVVRELPGLNHLFSPEHWKQVDQIPWKQLGESPYPEEPFTLEDGTKVPADLATRLRRYSGTSASLDHMTDLCEEALAAATSTSQKKQILAEMLLLTRTWPLDYHEKRFITWCTDRLDELFAQQLFTEDRQDYAAFRRELLNLPSMNRDPMGYFAQDCFNAEILAAIQQQRWDDILNDSETLRHYYSYEPAKVRRDFPIINWGGGIASRYSGRSGIAQEYLTEGRSTSMLVEDLSKEAYNISAELNAALESGAIADACRLITQIPESAAEGLAPSGSDPNHLFSVPAAIQMAVQNHQPLREQMEKENADLAQLRVNSAIQRGDRQVVELVTLQFFDTQAAAQAHLWLGDQATAAGDFATSLQHYMKAGRSAQGSLKGEIDARLLMLGHAPIDASTEPQGEVVLGSSKLSATTLVDETSMLRVSAQSDNQPTPTATKSPEAGPWKASGTLRDTPIVLRAQWGREKEKPPTSIRDRKVDWRARYLSFTLDGNFALVSNRFELWKLDLANGKEVWKQSEKDKDRGKAHDFPFTQTKPMIVGDLIVCRMLHEKGFALYGLDRYTGEQRWATNLDGQLVLATDPVSVQGRALLVTLKEVSQSTYAVRLSRVDLTTGEILDSHPLFRIRDTWFDRGVGNIVLHREQLLVDLGGVLASCDISGHLQWVRKQLTFPQKIDDRWAKQRLSDIVVVGDQAAAFHAGILRMECFDIATGDLNWTYPASDVRSVRRTLDNQLLVETPDRWVVLSMQSGEPLHEVLRPDGVLSWHLIPDGIVSLVYVEPTAKDAPASVQVIQTNLTSGEETALQTYEVPSKEDPAAGPLFYADGKWYLWAMENREKDERKLMVLE; encoded by the coding sequence ATGAATGACACGCAACTGATCGAGCTAATTCAAGAAAGCCCGATCGAGGAACTCACCTTAGAGCAAATCCAAACCCTGCGCGCTCGCTTATCCGAGTCGGCGCCGCTGCGTGATGCGCTCGCCGAGCGTCTGCAGATGGAGCATCACCTGGTCGACGTCCTGGGTGCCTCTGGCGATACGCCAGACCAGTTCGTGCAGAAGGTGTTGGCCCGTAAGCAGCATCAGGCATCGACCTCGCGATGGGGCCTCGGGTTCGGACTGGCACTCGCTTTATTGTTGGTGATTAGCCTCGCTGCTTTCTATCCGTGGAACCGGGGTACGACGGTTCCCGACACCGCGCAAAACACGCCGGAGCCCACCAAACCGGAAGCTTCCACAGAAGAACCGACCGACACCAAAGCGAAACCGGAACCTTCTCAGCCCCCGACGCCTGCTGCCCCGGCATCTTCCCAAGAGCCGATGCCCAATAACGCCGCCGCGACCGAGCCTTCGGCTCCGATGGACGTCGCCGACGCCGATGGCAGCGACGAACTCGTAACCCTAACGCCGCGCGACGTCGAACCAATTAGCTTCGCCCATCTGACCGCCCTGCCCGATTCCGATCGGCGCGACTCGCTGAATCGCACCCAGTTTGAAACCTGGTTCACCAAGGCCTCGGACAAACTCCCTTCCAACATCGAAGAATTCCGCGATGGTGATCGTCCCCAGCTACGCATGAAAGGCTGGTTTCGCCTGCGAGGCACGTTGCCCGAATCGTCGGCCCTTCGTTTCCAGCTTTCCGATCTGCATCGTGTCCGCTTCCACTTCTACGCCGGCGACACTGGCGTAACGATCGTCAAACATCAGCACGATTACTCCCCTTGGTACGCCTATGCCATGCAGGCAGGCGAAGATGGGATCCAGCCGATCAATCTGCTGCTGCAAGCGAACGATGGCTATCGCGAACACCGCGGTCCGGCCCGGCACTTCGGTCCGGTCGCCTTCTACTTTGACGACTCCACTAAAGAATTAGTTTTCTACAAAGGAGACGTCGAAGTCATCCGTACGCCCCTGCCCTATTCCCCAGATCGGATTTATTTCGAGGGGGAATCGATAGTTCGGCAGATGAATCTCTGGCCGGTCGGCGATCTTCCCCGGGTCGCAGCCGACTATCCGATCCAATACGAAACCGATCGACCGGCTGATTTGCCATGGCAATCGAAGCTGGCCGAAGGGACGACGCTGGAAAAGAACGGCGACGGTTCGGTATCGCTGGTCGCCAACAATCCCCAGAACCATAGCTGGGCAACCCTGCCGCTCCCAGGTCACGGCCTGCGGATGGTCGACCTGAAGCTGTCGAACCTCGATCACGCCGCCAGCGTGTTTCTCGCTCAGCCTGCCAAACCGCCAGAGGAAGGCAAAGAAGCGGAAGTCCCGCAGCCGCAAGATGGCGTCGTCTTCAGCCGAAATCGTCGGACCGGTAAACGCTTCGCGCGGTTCTCGTACGTCTTCGATAGCAACCACGAAGTCGACCGCAATCCCCTGGAACACCCTTCGACCGAAGTCGCCGACAACGTCTGGGTACGACTGCTGGTGGGTGGCAGCCAGATCCGTGGTTGGATCAGTCTCGATGGCCTCCATTGGGCTTTGATGTCAAGCGAAGACAACGATACCAAAGGCGTCTACAACCAGGTAGGTTTCTCGGTGGCGAAGGTCGATGGCGAACATCGTCCGACCCTGCAGAAGCTGGTCGTTCGCGAACTTCCTGGCCTCAACCACTTGTTCTCTCCGGAGCATTGGAAGCAGGTCGATCAGATTCCCTGGAAACAACTCGGCGAGTCTCCGTATCCAGAGGAACCGTTCACGCTGGAAGATGGCACGAAGGTTCCGGCCGACCTGGCAACGCGTCTGCGTCGTTATAGCGGCACCAGCGCTTCGCTCGATCACATGACCGACCTTTGTGAGGAAGCCTTGGCCGCCGCGACGTCGACGAGCCAGAAGAAGCAGATCCTGGCCGAGATGCTTTTGCTGACGCGTACCTGGCCGCTCGATTATCACGAGAAGCGTTTCATCACATGGTGTACCGATCGGCTCGATGAACTGTTCGCCCAGCAGCTCTTCACCGAAGATCGCCAAGACTACGCCGCATTCCGCCGTGAACTGCTGAACCTGCCTTCGATGAATCGCGATCCGATGGGCTACTTCGCCCAGGACTGCTTCAATGCCGAGATCTTGGCCGCGATCCAGCAACAACGCTGGGACGACATTCTGAACGACAGCGAAACGCTGCGACACTATTACAGCTACGAGCCAGCCAAGGTTCGCCGCGATTTCCCAATCATCAACTGGGGTGGTGGGATCGCGTCGCGTTACTCAGGCCGCTCCGGGATCGCCCAGGAATACCTGACCGAAGGGCGCTCGACTTCGATGCTGGTCGAAGACCTCAGCAAAGAGGCCTACAACATCAGTGCCGAATTGAACGCCGCCCTGGAAAGCGGAGCGATTGCCGACGCGTGTCGCTTGATCACGCAAATTCCGGAGTCGGCTGCGGAAGGGTTGGCACCTTCTGGCAGCGACCCCAACCACCTCTTCTCGGTTCCGGCGGCCATTCAAATGGCGGTGCAAAACCACCAGCCGCTTCGCGAACAGATGGAGAAAGAGAACGCCGACCTCGCGCAGCTTCGCGTCAACTCGGCCATCCAGCGTGGCGATCGCCAGGTGGTCGAACTGGTCACGCTCCAGTTCTTCGACACCCAAGCCGCCGCCCAGGCACATCTCTGGCTCGGCGATCAAGCGACCGCCGCTGGTGACTTCGCCACCTCGCTGCAGCATTACATGAAGGCTGGTCGTTCGGCTCAGGGCTCGCTCAAAGGGGAAATCGATGCCCGGCTGCTGATGCTGGGGCATGCCCCGATTGATGCTTCGACCGAACCGCAAGGCGAAGTGGTGCTCGGTTCCTCGAAACTGTCCGCCACGACGCTGGTGGACGAAACGAGCATGCTTCGTGTTTCGGCGCAGTCTGACAACCAACCGACACCGACGGCCACCAAGTCGCCGGAAGCTGGTCCGTGGAAGGCATCTGGCACGCTGCGGGACACCCCGATTGTGTTGCGAGCCCAGTGGGGTCGAGAAAAAGAAAAGCCTCCAACATCGATTCGCGATCGCAAAGTTGATTGGCGGGCCCGTTACCTCAGCTTCACCTTGGATGGCAACTTCGCCCTGGTCAGCAACCGGTTCGAGTTATGGAAGCTTGATCTGGCGAATGGCAAAGAGGTTTGGAAGCAATCGGAAAAAGACAAGGACCGTGGCAAGGCGCATGACTTCCCGTTCACGCAAACTAAGCCAATGATTGTGGGCGATCTGATCGTCTGTCGCATGCTGCATGAAAAAGGTTTCGCGCTGTATGGTCTCGATCGCTACACAGGCGAACAGCGTTGGGCAACCAACCTCGACGGCCAACTGGTACTGGCCACCGATCCTGTTTCGGTGCAAGGTCGGGCACTACTGGTCACGCTGAAGGAAGTTTCTCAGTCGACCTACGCGGTTCGTTTATCCCGTGTCGATTTGACCACCGGCGAGATTCTCGACAGCCATCCGCTGTTCCGCATTCGTGATACCTGGTTTGATCGGGGTGTGGGCAACATTGTGCTGCACCGCGAACAGTTGCTGGTCGACCTGGGCGGCGTGCTTGCTTCGTGCGATATCTCCGGCCACCTTCAGTGGGTTCGCAAGCAGTTGACGTTCCCGCAAAAGATCGACGATCGCTGGGCGAAGCAGCGGCTCAGCGATATCGTCGTCGTGGGTGACCAAGCGGCCGCGTTCCATGCGGGCATCTTGCGGATGGAATGCTTCGACATCGCGACCGGGGACTTGAACTGGACTTATCCTGCGTCCGATGTGCGGTCCGTTCGGCGGACGCTCGACAATCAACTGCTGGTTGAAACCCCCGATCGCTGGGTCGTATTGTCGATGCAATCAGGAGAACCGCTCCACGAGGTCCTGCGTCCTGATGGCGTGCTGTCGTGGCACCTCATCCCGGATGGGATTGTCAGCCTGGTCTACGTCGAGCCAACGGCCAAAGATGCCCCGGCATCAGTCCAGGTCATCCAGACCAACCTGACCAGCGGCGAGGAGACCGCGTTGCAAACGTACGAGGTCCCGTCCAAAGAGGATCCGGCCGCCGGACCTCTGTTCTACGCCGACGGCAAATGGTACCTCTGGGCCATGGAAAACCGTGAAAAGGACGAGCGCAAGCTAATGGTCTTGGAATAA
- a CDS encoding sigma-70 family RNA polymerase sigma factor, which translates to MALPPSATKTATDAQEVASHAQSAFVEYDRRQAAEEDALLIQALQSNDREALGAFVQRQQGFVFGYLRSRMVDPTDADDLCQEVFLRCLAGKVRFRGDVPVRPWLLGVARNVLREHIRRNRRRKEVEWTELCLELDSLTQDDSSDYRIVHGWLHSCMDSLGHSAHEALKMHYFARLRMAQIAEKMRRSEGAVKLLVFRARQALKECVTRKSRIASDE; encoded by the coding sequence ATGGCCTTACCCCCTTCCGCAACAAAGACGGCAACCGACGCACAAGAAGTCGCGTCGCATGCTCAATCCGCCTTTGTCGAATACGACCGACGGCAGGCCGCGGAAGAAGATGCTTTGCTGATTCAAGCTTTGCAGTCGAACGACCGTGAAGCGCTCGGCGCGTTTGTGCAGCGGCAACAAGGGTTCGTCTTCGGTTACCTGCGTTCCCGGATGGTCGACCCGACCGACGCCGACGATCTTTGCCAGGAAGTCTTTCTTCGCTGCCTGGCGGGTAAGGTCCGTTTTCGTGGCGATGTGCCGGTACGCCCCTGGCTGCTCGGCGTGGCCCGGAATGTTCTGCGCGAACACATCCGCCGCAACCGTCGCCGGAAAGAAGTCGAATGGACGGAACTTTGCCTCGAGCTCGATTCGCTGACCCAGGACGACAGCTCTGACTATCGCATCGTCCATGGTTGGCTTCATTCCTGCATGGACTCGCTGGGGCACTCGGCCCACGAAGCGTTGAAGATGCACTACTTCGCCCGACTTCGGATGGCCCAGATCGCCGAGAAAATGCGACGCAGCGAAGGCGCTGTCAAACTGCTGGTCTTCCGAGCTCGTCAGGCTCTCAAAGAATGCGTTACCCGAAAGTCGCGGATCGCCTCGGATGAATGA
- a CDS encoding squalene--hopene cyclase, giving the protein MHFSRWTICLLLLPLSWAYASNALAEGEWEVTPESEKALQRGLTWLAENQGPNGDWESDDLGLVGMGALAFMADGHAPGRGEFGQPLERALNKILSSPRPSGLLNVADAQRDMYNHGLTTFVLGQAHGMTNDGRINQVLDRALKLIAFTQAEDGGWDYRAVRRDSGHDLSLAVMQAKALRSAMDTGIEVAPEVVDLAIGSVREHYSPEGVSRDASEAEQMKYPGQFTYTRHGGKASLAMAAAGVVCLQEFGQYDDWRIAKNMEVIHAEIAKLKEKTNKNNGRLPFDAYTLYYVGQALYQSGGEDWKRSYPTLRDAVVASQVVRPENPREHGHWHAGAHVGGKPGDLYGTAVGCFILAMPNRYLPILQEGRIESFQQDGVR; this is encoded by the coding sequence ATGCACTTTTCTCGTTGGACCATCTGTCTGCTGCTATTGCCACTTTCGTGGGCGTATGCCTCGAATGCCTTGGCAGAAGGCGAGTGGGAAGTCACTCCCGAGAGTGAAAAAGCATTACAACGTGGGCTTACCTGGTTGGCAGAAAATCAGGGGCCCAACGGTGACTGGGAATCGGACGATCTCGGCCTGGTTGGCATGGGGGCCTTGGCCTTCATGGCGGATGGTCACGCCCCTGGTCGGGGCGAATTCGGACAACCTCTGGAACGTGCTCTCAACAAGATCCTTTCCAGTCCCCGCCCTTCTGGTTTATTGAATGTCGCCGATGCGCAGCGCGACATGTATAACCATGGCCTGACGACGTTCGTTCTGGGGCAAGCCCATGGAATGACCAACGATGGCCGCATCAACCAGGTTCTCGACCGCGCGTTAAAACTAATCGCCTTCACTCAGGCTGAAGATGGTGGCTGGGACTATCGCGCTGTTCGTCGTGATTCTGGACACGACCTAAGCCTCGCTGTGATGCAGGCCAAAGCGCTGCGAAGTGCGATGGATACCGGCATTGAAGTCGCTCCGGAAGTCGTCGACCTGGCAATCGGTAGTGTTCGCGAACATTACAGTCCCGAGGGCGTCTCGCGCGATGCTTCCGAAGCCGAGCAGATGAAATACCCTGGCCAGTTCACCTACACGCGTCATGGCGGCAAAGCGTCGCTGGCAATGGCGGCGGCCGGGGTCGTTTGCCTGCAAGAGTTCGGCCAATACGACGACTGGCGAATTGCCAAGAACATGGAAGTCATCCATGCCGAGATCGCCAAGTTGAAAGAGAAAACCAACAAGAATAACGGCCGTCTGCCGTTCGATGCCTATACCCTCTACTATGTCGGTCAGGCACTCTATCAATCCGGTGGCGAAGACTGGAAGCGATCGTACCCGACGCTTCGTGATGCGGTGGTCGCTTCACAAGTCGTGCGACCTGAAAACCCTCGCGAACATGGTCACTGGCACGCCGGAGCGCATGTCGGTGGCAAGCCAGGCGACCTGTATGGAACGGCGGTCGGCTGCTTCATTCTGGCGATGCCGAATCGCTATCTTCCGATCTTGCAGGAAGGTCGAATCGAATCGTTTCAGCAAGATGGTGTTCGATAA